ATTGATAAAATAACTATTCAACATTTTGCCATTACCCACAAAAAGTTTAAAGTTATCATTGTCTGACAAAATTTATTGACAACACTATTACAACCCCTGTCCCTCATTTAGGCGTGTCACACTGGGGCCTAAACACTCTGGCAGTATTTGATTTTAAGGTTTTGTTGTCGTCAGCATTAGCAGTAgataaagtgtgtgtatataactAAGTGTTTCTGTTCCAGATAACTCTTAATTGTGTATAAATTGAAGAATCTTACCATTGTTTCCTCTTAGAAAAGCATCACCATATTTGTTCTTGAGCTGCCCATTGACATACTCCTCAGTCTGCTCTATGGCAATGTTCATGTAACCATCCAGACAGGCCAGGACACCTGAAGAAACAGATGCATGTGTAGTGTTTTGGTTATTGTATGCACTTCGTCACAATTAAAAGACATGATGGAAGCAATTTGCCAGCTACACTagaaggataggttcacaatttttttcaagtgtgtcttaaaacaatggtcaggtgcccatatgaacactgaaagaggttttcctcgctgtaatgATTCTTACTCTTCATCGTGGCgattaaaagatcccctttgaatgcactttcaatgtgaGAGATGGGGgccgaaatccacagtgtgtccaaacggtcattttgtgcaaacatgcatttaaaagtttatctgaagcttaaatgaggcttcagtagtctgagttagtcatatcaagtggatatctgccacatttacatcaaattccctctttatgtttccctgttgagctgcggtggaagtatagtaacaaaaaaaggacTTTGGCGCTACAAAGATGGTAATGTtgacagatatctacttgatttgactaatttggactgAAGCGTCATATTAGCGtcagacaaacttttaaatacatgtttgcacagaaggaggcttgtgcCCGCTATAATTTATATTAtgagtgcattatgaagggatcctctaatggtaagtatgaacagggggaatgattatggcaagacaaacctattttaatgttcttttgggcacctgactgttattttgcgacagacttgaaaaattgtgaactcgtcctttaataCGTTACCTCTGTAATCGACACCGGAGTTCAGTTTGACCACCACAGGTCTCCCAATTATCTGCTTCAAAAAGTCACTCGGGGTCTGCTTTCTGAGACTCATCTTGACTGTGATCTGGAAGAGTTGCAGACAAACAGTGATTGTTACGGTCGCAGGTTATTTCAATTAGCTACATTAGCTTCCCACGAGCTAACTAACTAGCTCGTGATGTGTGTCGGCCCCTCGTTCAATGCAACAGCTGGATTTTATTTACGAGTACTCCGTATAGCAGTATGTTGTGACTGCTGTTTATGATTTGACCAAAGGTTAACGTCGTAAGTGATAAAACTGCGCGGATAGGTAGCGTTAGCTGCTAGTGTAGCTAGCCCGCTTACGTCAACTCTTCATTAAATATTCTTGCCCTAAATGATTTGAGGAAGTCGTTATTCTTAAGTACATTTAATACTTTCACTGGGCTCGAAACAAACTGCActgcccatatgaacatttgcttatttataattattagaAGTAGCTATATGTTGAGTAGTAGCTCACGTACCTGCTCGTAGTTATCAAAACGATTGTTTTCAGCATGGACCGTGGATCGACCAATCAGAAGCTCGTATTATACGGAATCCGAGTGGGGACAAAACTCACAACAACGCAGTGGTTCGGCACCTTTGGGGTGACATCCGTCAAACACCAAACAGAGCCGACAGCAAAGAGGGTAACCTTAATGCGGAGATGAAAATACAAAGGTATATTGTTGCTTGAGAGTATGACgtgtttcagtgtgttcatTGTGTTTAAGATACATTTTCAGGCAACAGATTGTTCATTCTCAACACAGTTGCATTGCACCTATAAGCCTACAGATTACGTAATCTTTGTGCACTAAACAAGCAAATAGATATTAAGTTTTTACCCCAAATTAGATCAGAAAAAATCATATAAAGTAAACCACTTGATTCTGAAGTATTTTCAAGTAATGCAGTATGCAGATCTTGAGGCTGTGCAAGTAATAGCACCAATATCCCAGCTCTAGTGAGCTCTAGTGGGACATATTTTAGTGAAAAAACATCTGattcagaatcagctttattggccaagtatgtttatgcATGCAAGGAATTTGACTTGGGTTtctagtggctctcaatgtgcTTACACACAACAACGTTCAGGAAGATACACGTGAATATACAGCCAAAACAAGGACGACAAAGCTGAACAGAGATAcgaaaacataaacatatagcCATTATATACAAGCAAGTAGGTGAAAAAAATAgatatgtacagtaccagtcaaaggtttggacacactttcccaatgagaaagtgtgtccaaacttttgactggtactgtacaagtagaaacaacaaatggacaacaacatacaaaGTCTATATAGAGGTCAAACGGTTTCTGCCAATTGTAAACAAGAATACAAGTATTGTAAAGGTGTGTAAGAGTCCAAAGAGTACcgaaataaatattgaatggaTAATATAAGTTTTTATATACATCTAATAAGgggttatgtacagtatatgcatgtgtACACATCTGTGTACAGTCTATACAGCCTGCTTGATAATATATTTGACAGTGATGGATGATTGaagacacattttcagtcaACACATTGTTAATTTTCAATGCAGTTGAACTGCACCTATAGGCCTACAGATTACTTTATCTTTGTGCACTAAACAAGCAACtagaaaatatgttattaaGTAAATTACTTGATTCTGAGGTACTTTGAAGTACAGTATGCAGATCTTAAGGCTATGCAAGTAATCGCACTAATATCCCAGCTCTAACGAGCTCTAGAGGGACATATTTTAgtggaaaaaaatctgaatcagaatcagctttattggccaagtatgtttatgcatgcaaggaatttgactccgaTTTCTAGTTTCTAGTTCAACGATCAGGATGATACACATGAATATTCAGCCAAAACAAGGACAACAAAGCTGAACAGAGATAcgtaaacataaacatatgttacaatttcatttaatttcacataTGACTATTATGTACAAGCAAATAGgtgaaaaaaagacatgtaGCCTACATATAGAAACAACAAATGAACAATAACAATGTCTATATACAGGCCAAACAGTTTCTGTAGATTGTAATCAAGGATACAAGTTGTGCAAAGGTGTGTAAGAGTGCAAAGAGTActgaaataaatactgaatgggTAATATAATAAGTTACTATATACACATGTAGTAAGgggttatgtacagtatatgcatgtgtACACATCTGTGTACAGCATATACTGTCTGCTTGAATATATATTTGACTGTGATGGATGATTTAAGATACATGTTCAGTCGACAtattgttaatttgcaaaacaGTTGCATTGCACCTGTGCAGATCTTTTCACTAAACAAGCAGCTAGAAAGGAATTATTACCTAAAATTAGATAAGAAAAGATAATATCAAGTCAATTACTGgattatgaaacattttgaaGTACAGTATTTGGATCCTAAGCCTGTGCAAGTAATAGCACTAGCTGTAGTGggacatatttaaaaaaaaaaaaaaacataatagatttttaaaatccCCTCCAGACGTGTTTTAAGACATACGCTATAAAATACTCTGTGTTGACTGAcgatttgtgtctgatgtgtttttttccacaaaaagttcaacaaacatgttaaaacatcttaaaattacacattacacTCTTCCTCATTGAAAAACCTCATCACGCCTTAATAAGTTGCAGACTGGaccaaattagttgtgatgtcacaaatcatgctcataggtaccTGCTTAAAGCTCACATTtaagatgagcacagagaaactttctcccttcagcagatgaatgtgaaaacagccttcgtCTCTGCACAGTtaaggtcaaacatccaagcGATGTAGTAAtaagaaaacatatttcagaGTAGAGGGAGACTTTAACTcctatttaaaagaaaaaaggtacCTGGCATTTTTGGGCCCTATAATAAATGTACTTCCTATTCAGAAGTGCGGTTATAATATTTCTATTAACATTCCTGTAGATAAATAGTATTATCTTGATCCTCATGTGTTACATATTTAAGTATTCAAAATCAAACTTTGAACCTTATATTCATCCTATTcattcaaatgcttttttttttttttgtagtattttactaaaattctatatttttttatgggGACAATTGCTGTACCCTCAGCAAGTGTAACTCCTGGAATGCAATGAATCTCACAGACTGACGTACAATATATCTAACAGAATCTGAGTGAAGGCTTTGTCCTCGTGGTTCTGTGCAATGCAGAGTTTTCAAAGAGCAAGCTGTCAGCTGGTGCTGAACTTGTAGCTGGTTACCAGATTTACAGTTGTGGGTTGTGGTCCAATCTGTCAACAAGGAAGGAGAGCA
The DNA window shown above is from Thunnus maccoyii chromosome 2, fThuMac1.1, whole genome shotgun sequence and carries:
- the lsm6 gene encoding U6 snRNA-associated Sm-like protein LSm6: MSLRKQTPSDFLKQIIGRPVVVKLNSGVDYRGVLACLDGYMNIAIEQTEEYVNGQLKNKYGDAFLRGNNVLYISTQKRKV